The Euphorbia lathyris chromosome 4, ddEupLath1.1, whole genome shotgun sequence genomic interval GGCCGAACACCTCTTGTTCTTGTCCAAATTATTGATCTTAGCAATCAACACAACCAACTTGATCAAAACCTTAGAGTAAGTCTTGAATTCGAGATCTAATTTAAACGATTAGAGTGATTAGAGTTGCCAATTTGATTACTTTGGTGTGTTATTGTAGACATTCTTTATTGCTGGAAACTCCGAGGAGGCTTTATCGGAGAGGGAGACATCACCTCGGAGGGAATCAACAAGGAGATCAAGAGGAGAACAGGGACCATCGTCTCGCAATGTTTTCGCGGGTATAGATGAAGAAATGCTAGCGGAAGCATTCAATGTAAACACTGACTTGGCAAGAAGGTTGAAGGGAGAGAATGACAATAGAGGTATTATTGTGAGGGTAGATGGAGAACTTGAGGTTTTGAGCCCGGAACGAAGCCGACAACAGGAACGATGGGAAAGCGAAAGACGAGATTGTGGCAAAAGCGGAAGATGTAGGGGAGATGAATACGCTAATGGAATCGAAGAAACTTTTTGTTCAGCTAGGTTGAAACACAACATTGACCGTCCTTCAGCTTCCGATGTCTTCAACCCACGCGCCGGGAGAGTCACCAATGTTAATAGCTTAAACCTTCCTATCCTCAGCCAGCTTCGACTCAGCATCCAAAAAGGTGTTCTGTACAGGGTAAGAATAATAATTCAGATCTTACCACTGTTTATAGAAATAACTCGCTTGACATGACCTGTTATTACATGCAGAATGCGGTGATGTCACCACATTGGAACATGAACGCACACAGCATATACTATTTCACTGAAGGATGTGGAAATGTGCAAATAGTTGACCACAATGGAAACCAAGTGTTCGACGGACAAGTCAAAGAGGGACAAATTCTAATTGCCCCAATAAATTTTGTAGTGATAAAAGAGGCTAGAGAAGAAGGGCTTGAATGGGTAGCCTTCAAGACTAATGAGAATGCCAAAATTCACCAATTAGCCGGCAGAATTTCAGCACTCCGGGCCATGCCTGAAAATGTTGTCGCAAATTCGTACCAGATTTCAAGGGAAGATGCGAGGAGAGTTATGTTCAATAGGCAGGAAATTACAATGTTTAGTCCTTCAAAGAGGTCTCCTTTCCCAAGGGCTGAGTAATTACGTTGTTCGTTTTAAATAACCGAATAATAATTGTATGCAATCGTAATAAGGATGAAAAATCCATATATGCAAAAGAGTTAGAGATGGAGATAATGCCTTAATTATAACTAGGCATTTCAATCCTTCTATCTTTGTGTATATTGTATACATTACCGGATATAAAAAGAAAGTTTATCCATGTTTTTTAAGTCGTTTCTTTTCATTAGTTTGCAGGCCAATTGCATATTTTGGATGTTTGTAAAGATAATTTATAACCCGTTAAATTTTCAAGTTTCTTTATTtaaaagaggagagagagaattgttaaaataaaatattatatttaataatataaataataaatattaattattaaaatattaattgggTCTCGTTAATTGAAAGTAATGTAATAGATAAAATGTATTTAAGGATGAGGTTGAAATTGTATCACATGTTTTTACAATAATGAGGATGAAGATgctcaaattaataatttaaagtGATATTGGAATTCTAGGGATATGGTAGGTAGCATATTTTTTACAATTATAAGGATAAATAATCATTTATTAACATACATCTTAACATATTGATTTGAAAAtcctttaaatatatattaatttaaaattcatcaTCATTCGAAATGATTTTAGTTGATGAAGGGtccgtttatttttatttttatttttagagttTTGTTTCATCTTAAACATGAAATTTTGAAGTGTTTTgattaaagttttaaaaaattGTTAATTACTATTTTGGAAGAAAACAAATGTTCTTCCTATCAGTACTAAGTTAGATGGAAACCCAGTGTTGGACGCGCAAGTCAAAGAGGGACAAATTCTAATTGCCCCATAAAAGTAAATGTGAGATCCAAAAGTAAGTAGAAACTCGAACACTCCAATTAGGTTGGTTGACACCTTTGAGAAACCACCATGCAACTGGGTCCAAATATTAGTAAAACAATACATAAAAGTAGTAAACAAAGAAAACAACAATCGATACTACAACGGGGTGAGAAGGGGAAATCACATGCCATAAGTCAAGAGTTAAACGTAAACTCCAACAAAGTCATCATTATCTTTCCTAAGACTATCGTCAATGTGTTGCACGAGATTAGGTATGTGCATCACTTAAAATTCAATACTTATTTGGGTTAGAGAAATCATCAAAACATAAAGAAATACAAAATTTTGGTTAGCCTCCCACCAAAAAAATATggataaattatattaaaggtACCTGAAATATACATTAgctcacactttggtacctagattacatcttgtctcaaaaatatacttcaagtatGGATGATCGgacaatttaatatttttaacagACACTAACCAATCAACTCGTCATTTATTTGAccattttttagaatttgaccatttctttgaaattttttaattaacaattaagaAGACTCGCTTTCACTCTCCTTTAAatctatctctctcttttctgtttctttctctctttctttctttctccctcctcaaatctTGTCAGCAATCTCTCATTTCCCTTTTCCTCCGGTTATGAAATAAGGTTTTtatcacgtccgtgtctaaaattttaattttgattttcgaaatagatattttaaattaatttaagtacATTTTTGGGtctaatttaatgtttttagataTAAGTTAAAACTTTTGggtaaatattataaaaaaattataaatgaaaaggatcaaaattttatatttcaattaCTAGTACACTTAAACGTGAAAAGTAAgtttcaaatttatttaaaataataataataattaaaaataattatagtaATATAAATATTCTAACGAGAGCATGTAGTAGGACATGTGTCCTATTACATGTCTTCACTTTAGTAAATGTTAATACACATGTCCATATTATAAGTAACCTAAATAGACATGTCAatcttttaattaaattaatgaatATGTGGCACTAAtcttaattttttcaaaaaaaaaaaatcatgtaaatcatatatataaagatatgACATGATGAAAGGAGGGGAGGGAAGATAACATATACAAAGAAAGTTATTTTTGGATAAAACGTTTTTGTGGAGTGGTTTTAGAAcaaaaacatttgaacttttacataatttaaaatgGTTTCTCATGatgaaaatgttttatttttgtgactaacaaaatgatttatttaatataaaccCAATGGAGAATCCTAGAAAATTATAATGGTTTTGGCAAGGTTTTGtttttaaacaataaaaaaagaaaaaaagaaaaacgttTTAGTATTCTATAtgattttctatatatatatatatatatatatatatatatatgaatttatctataatgattttattaaatggATATTCAGTTAATAGAGATCTCATTTTAGTTTTACAACCCTTTTGATGTCGGTGATATCTGGTGATATTTAGACGCCGACGATCTCTCGGTGACCAGAAACGGCATTTCAGCGACGATATTTCGATAACTGTATTTTatatctaaattatttttaaaaggtTATAATTATGATTTTGAGTAGGTCTAGTTTCGATAGTTTCGTcaaattttaatagatttacGATTAATGAGTTAGCGTCTATTAATtactaatataaattttagattagttataaatttTAGATTAGTTGTCCTTTAGATTTATCGAAGTGAAATTCTGTATTACGACTTTTAGCCGTGTAACGAGTTTAAAAGTATAATCAGTCCAAACTAACTATGTCGGTTTAAAATAACTATACCGGTTTGAGTTGCACAATACTATTCCAGTGATAACTGAAAATAATCCGTTAAGAATATTTCGATTATTTAAattctattaataaaatattttaagtaactttaattatTAGAGTTAAATTATAGAAGGACTAATATTGATATTTACCAAATAGAGTTGGTATTGATATTTACCAATTAAAGTCGGTATAAAGTATAAAATTAGTACGAATAAGATATCTAGTAATTTAACGAGTCTAACCGTATCAACTGTTCCAATTAACTATACCGGTTTAATATTATTCGTAATTAATCCGgtgacagataaaaataagcCTCACCAAAGTATTTGGTTTAAATTCGTTTTAATGTATTTTAGtgatatttttagttttaattgttatttaaacTATTTGAATACTTTCGATTTTGTTTAGAGATTAGTTATTTGAAGAATGATTATTTATGATTGTGATACTTTACAAATTGGATCGAGCAAATGATTTTGATGATTTTATGCGAAtaatttttggattgagaaagcgGATGCAGTTGTTGTTAAtatttatgtgatttggatCGAAattcaaatatgatttttatgttgtgatattttgaaagatagaGGATtgtccggggtaggagttgtaagttgtaagaccatacctaagggcggtatggccagagtgcatggctggtagtcctaacgttaggcaatgcgagatataaatgagatatctcaaTTATTGATATGactgatgttatgataagctacacgggtggaattcgaggatggacacacaaattttatattatgttttggaaatgcttgatgatttgaattataatgttttacgtttgattgattacgagttggtttgttaaagcaatttatttgattacgagtttgtttgataaaatgtttcTTTGATTacaaattggtttgataaagtggtttatttgttttgatttagTTTGATAAAACGGTTATttaatttgattcgttttgataaaatgatttttatatatataaagattatAACAAAGTGAAATATCCAATTAAAGTATTAGCGTGTCATTCAACGTATCAACAAGTTAAAACGAgttaataagttaagagaaccacCTATtaaaactacctaaaataggtagaactacgtggctttaattcccgatttaaagatcaAAAGACGCTCAGGATACGTAGGaagtttgataaaattatcaagttcaagccaaataattaaaaaaactttaggtagtccaaataaatttttatctaataGAAAATCGGTTCGACTTTCAGGCTGTCCGAAGTTCGTTATCCTATTTTctgttcatacccgatgccgtttagaGTCGGGTGTGACCGTTTCGGACCTCATAAACACACTAAGCTTAATTAGGGAAGGAATTTAGGTTCCGGACTAATATGATTCTGACATGTGTACATGAGTTGAAGCTCGAATTACTATAAATAGAGGTTTGGCACAAGGAGAAAGGTACACATTATTCTATACTTTACAACTAGCGATTTCCATCTTAAGTCCTTTATTCACATATTGACTTAAGTTTCGGAGAGGGTTCGCCGGTCACTGATTTTCTATCTGACAGTGCTCTGTTTTACAAGTCTTAAGGCGTGGTGATTCGATATTACGACATCAGGAAAAGAGCGAGATGGAAGggaaagagagaaaattaaagataaaatttaatcaaaattttaataaaaaatggtcaaactcacgTTGACTAGTTAGTGACTGGCTAGACAGACTAAATTGTGCGGTCattattgttggtcccttgtaaggttgcaagtatagttccaagggggggttaggaactatttaaactttttcgcaattagggcagacttctttttctaaggaaaaaggttttaacagcggcgctgagtaaacaacaagatactggcttagtcaactggtgactaggtcagtttcttagcttgagtcaggagatagcacttagagtctattcctgagctcagacgttcaacgcgcacaactcaacttgacctctttacttggtcagtttttggttattttaagcaagcaatataaataaggagttaaaggtaagaaatacttcactcagcagatttatccaggttcggcttcttctaagcctacgtcctgtcctcggaacacgtttcgagattttgaatcctctactgagctctttaaaggtagagcctcaaacattttacaatatcagcaactgagtatgacaagagtaccttcctctatacctctactcaatcataatctctcgctgagtactaaaaccgagtactcagtctctcctttctatctctagaaatgataagtgttttgtcctatacaaagatttgctaagacactttagacgattgaaacaatcactctagacttttacacagatataagaattgtagtgtaagattttgctttgcttctttgcttgcagaacttgtagaaatttggtcagcgcaatggcttgatcaagttctgtattgagtgaagcttctgatggcactatttatagagacgtctgggcatcagtcatttcgaatttcgaaataaccgttggagggaaacggctacatgtcgttgtcatcctgacttgctcagagctctcggccaatcagaattgtgtatcttctgtcctcggtcagctcagcagactgtctctccttttatggtaaagtcaactggacagcatactgtgtcgtctgaactttatccaaaggggaaatactttgtctggaagttttcctttgccagctgctgtcttgtacgctttgtcgagactactcagcagcttcatcttgaagttgttcccgaaggtcttctagatccttccttaTGCTGAGTTACGTTTTGTTcgaaacggcaacgtcttgacacacgcgggccgagttgtactgagctgtttgacttgggccttgacttccgtattgggcttgggccttttaatccttatgtcttataacagttttaactcaacattgaacaaacacattagtagaataaatcaaagcatttaaacttagtgtgtttagaatatgtattttaaattatacttaaacaattttatcaaatcaaaattatgtggaaaggtgtttcaacaaactcccccattttgatgttggcaaaactattcagcgaggaactcagtatgagctcccccatgatagttgacctagtataaattagcaaactcccccataagggttgagctaccgacttagttttactcaaaacatttaaaggtttaaatgagtaagtctaaggtcagttttcagatataggtcagctatatcaacatattctatttactcagtattaagcggaaggtttagtcatatagagcgctctgagtaatttgttgttcaatgagttcttatcagaatgttttataaacacataggtcaatgtcaaacatgttatcagcatatcatttagtcaataaatgttacaagtattaaacatagctgatttaattgaagatacataatgactcagtacttaataacatatatcataactcaggatttgaataagagatgcaaatatgataaatagatagaagtcagtaattacacagcaaaatttttatagataaggcaaatagaattagattacaAGTGACTCAGTCTAAAACTaggctagcctatctatttctttttcttgtgttgcgatgactgacttcgctcatgctgagctctagctgcatgttctttctcccccgttttgtcaacttcagggagtctgaaagcatcagttaatacagcgcgagtcagttcttaggatagctccttaagcttatcagcgctttcatttacgccatcaaaaatggcaactccatcagctgagacctcttcgggtactttgagatcagcagcactgagcatattgacgctgaatgcttgagctttgccttgccatataagagcttcagtaaggccagtaaagatttggtggaaggtttttaagagagttgtgtcgtaatactgacgctgaatgttgttatgacgaatgtggttgaaagtttgttgtgcgagagtcatcatctcgttctgcttcattgcgtcagtatccatctcttgcttattcagattaagcaaccttatagcctcaccaatttgctctactaagcactgactgtacgacaccatttgctcgttggtcttaagttgctcagtatgaagctgagcaaagagcattttgatttcagatgaagtggcatagtcagtgttcacagctgaTAATTGCTGGACttgttgatggagagagttcaggtgttgcacggttgtcagctggatctcatccagcttggcaattgaatcctgcttagcttgctgtgcttggaaggATAAGACGACGTTCAGCAGATCCTTTAGTCCCTtcacttcgttgagaagctgagtgacttgggaaagctgggtggtctcaagaattgaagatccagcagcaggagaagtggaatgttgaaggtctctgattaatgcttgcactgagtcaatgatctttttgccggactcagtggcattcagatggctTTGTGAACCTTCaaggacatcagtatgaccggaaggaagaggagtgaaaggagttaccaggtcagtgactggaagtgatGAACTAATCTGCACTTGTGTTTGggggatagttgattgatcgacAGAGAGTTGAGTAGGAGAAGTTGTAATgtgaatactgtctgtgctgacggcagaagtgtgtggagtcagcaccatgctagaggaaatagcatgaacagtagacggctcaacctgactggttgatgttgcagaagcattggggtcggcatgttcctgttgagaagaaatagaggcttgtttttctaatgccgtcgatgtagtggaagtggattggcgtttgaaaaacttgagtttgacggcagaagggtccttagttgtctttgagatgacaaagtcaggaagagttggtagttgcacaggaagttcactgtctagcttctcactggccttgatcaactttcgccttctacgaggtggagtgacagtatgatcaggttctcctgagtgagaaggggaagattcttgttgctcagtatgaggcaggtcagcttgctcttcagctGGATCAACAGTATGTTGGtcgagtacttgctcaactccagcggCCAACTCAATATCGGCATGCTCAACCTCAATCTGACTGGCCatttcctcagagtcctcagcgtcatcctgaccgttggcttcttcttcttcttcttcagtactgtcaccatcaagttcttcctcaacttgagagatgaagtgatcatctagttgtacctcatgttcatcatgctcagcttctgtactttgacactgggtgaagtgagagccACCCGGTACAACGAAGTCTGTAGGTATGGCATTCAGTAGagtcagtgttgaagacttctgcttcttctgaggttgctccatagcttcctcagttccaggctcaccttgcctgcttcttttctcagctgacttaccagctgacttctgcctctttgctggagactcaacgtttttggaaggagtctcagtagttttcctcttgcgggaagctggggccttagtccttcgccctttcttaagctcagcagttccctcagtTTGGCCAGcggcagcagcagctttacctttcttcaaaggctgtccaaacttcAAAGCTCTTAGCGaggctgctgtgatctcagttcctcgagttttctcctcaccttcaagatcaaccttatggtcaatgaggattctggtgatgagtgatccaagccgcatcgtgccagtgcttcggaggaaaccagcaacaagaaagactggcatgttgatgggggtgtatgtcagcatatgccagataaagcattgctcgaaattggttgctgatgtagtgcagttgatcttggggtaTATGAAATATGTCAGcaagtagtgagccatcttctagtgctgacccattgatgaagctgagacctctcctgagtgaccctcggGTTTGCAAAAGTTGTGTGCATAGTCAGTTTTATCCTGATCTCCCGATCTTCTCAGcattgctccctcagtttttagcttgagaagatttcctatgtagagagggttgatgaagatggttttgtttTTCACCTCAAtgcacaggtagtcagtgttgtcatttgcaactttgaggttgtggtaaaactccctcaccgggtcaggataggtttcatccctaactgaaaacagctccgtccagccgttttgtgaaatccattcgcagaaaggttgttcgttctgtacgaagttttctgaaacccatcttgagggctcaactttccattctcgtacgttctcaaaaactttggagtaggtcctgacctttacaggttttccctgaccagaggtttggccagcttttcctttg includes:
- the LOC136227308 gene encoding 11S globulin seed storage protein Ana o 2.0101-like, giving the protein MGFSSLLSLSLCFLLLIHGGLVQAQRYPRPQHPRIIPPGRSFQQDQCQLDRLTAMEPSRRIQSEAGVTELWDQNDQQFRCAGVVAMRHVIQEKGMLLPVYVNGPKLVYVLQGNGIQGALNSGCPETFEYSESQSQSQQAGRQSDDDSHQKIRQIRRGDVIALPHGVAHWIYNNGRTPLVLVQIIDLSNQHNQLDQNLRTFFIAGNSEEALSERETSPRRESTRRSRGEQGPSSRNVFAGIDEEMLAEAFNVNTDLARRLKGENDNRGIIVRVDGELEVLSPERSRQQERWESERRDCGKSGRCRGDEYANGIEETFCSARLKHNIDRPSASDVFNPRAGRVTNVNSLNLPILSQLRLSIQKGVLYRNAVMSPHWNMNAHSIYYFTEGCGNVQIVDHNGNQVFDGQVKEGQILIAPINFVVIKEAREEGLEWVAFKTNENAKIHQLAGRISALRAMPENVVANSYQISREDARRVMFNRQEITMFSPSKRSPFPRAE